One Dehalococcoidia bacterium genomic window carries:
- the prmA gene encoding 50S ribosomal protein L11 methyltransferase: MLETIATSGAPGSWTEITAVVLPEGLEPLSDLLAAFTGGGVAVEPPVQALGPDEGYTLDPSAPSVLRAYAYGPVSPARRALLRRRIAGSGLRRWLSRPLRYRTLSEQDWAEAWKAHYEVEHVGRIVVRPAWIDYEAAPGEVVLSLDPGMAFGTGQHPTTRMCLLAMQELLPPEADVLDLGTGSGILAIATVALGARVCIAADIEEQAVAAARANAALNQVEDRVRVVHGSLEDLPPGEFDFVCANINAGTIVRLAPRLREKMRPGAVLLASGVIAERESEVRSALEAAGFEIRQVLSDGDWRTFVAVAPAQP, encoded by the coding sequence ATGCTGGAAACGATCGCCACCTCCGGCGCTCCGGGGTCCTGGACGGAGATCACGGCAGTGGTCCTGCCGGAGGGCCTCGAGCCGCTGTCTGACCTGCTCGCCGCCTTCACCGGCGGGGGAGTGGCGGTCGAGCCGCCCGTACAGGCGCTGGGACCGGACGAGGGCTATACGCTCGACCCATCGGCGCCCTCCGTCCTGCGCGCCTACGCCTACGGGCCAGTCTCGCCCGCGCGACGCGCTCTCCTGCGCCGGCGGATCGCCGGCAGCGGGCTGAGACGCTGGCTTTCGCGCCCCCTGCGCTATCGGACGCTGAGCGAGCAGGACTGGGCCGAGGCCTGGAAAGCGCACTACGAGGTCGAGCACGTTGGGCGCATCGTCGTCCGTCCGGCCTGGATCGACTACGAGGCAGCACCGGGCGAGGTTGTACTCAGCCTCGACCCCGGGATGGCCTTTGGCACCGGCCAGCACCCGACAACTCGCATGTGCCTGCTGGCGATGCAGGAACTCCTGCCGCCGGAGGCCGACGTCCTCGACCTCGGCACGGGCTCCGGCATCCTTGCCATCGCCACCGTCGCCCTGGGCGCGAGGGTTTGTATCGCGGCCGACATCGAGGAGCAGGCCGTGGCGGCCGCGCGCGCCAACGCCGCGCTCAACCAGGTCGAGGACAGGGTGCGCGTGGTCCACGGGTCGCTGGAAGACCTGCCTCCGGGCGAGTTCGACTTCGTGTGCGCCAACATCAACGCCGGCACGATAGTGCGCCTGGCGCCGCGGCTCAGGGAAAAGATGCGGCCCGGGGCGGTCTTGCTCGCCAGCGGCGTGATCGCCGAACGAGAGTCCGAGGTCCGGTCCGCGCTCGAGGCCGCCGGCTTCGAAATCAGGCAGGTGCTGTCCGACGGCGACTGGCGCACCTTCGTGGCGGTCGCGCCCGCGCAGCCCTGA
- a CDS encoding metallopeptidase TldD-related protein, which translates to MAQERGGVAFMRERYGIDEAVALSLLDAALSRGGEYAELYFEHKDAGNIQFEQQAVKSANRSISQGLGVRVLLGESVGYAYTEDLSRAAMLRAAETAAKIASRGDRVKPVDVVHYETASHYSPSGSTIDVAPADKVALLRRADEAARAFDRSIARVDMAIVDELKTIAIYTSDGRMAGDIQPLVRFNVSCLSERDGQRQTARWGGGGRMGMAYFDQHSPEDLAREAARQAVLLQSAIEAPAGTFPVVLAAGDSGILLHEAIGHGLEADFNRKKTSNYSDRIGELVASPLCTIVDDGTISDSRGSINVDDEGNPPGYNVLIENGVLQAYLQDRISARAMGTRPSGNGRRQSFKHYPMPRMTNTYMLAGESTPEDIVRSVRKGVYCVAFSGGQVNISNGDFVFSVTEGYMIEDGRITAPIRNVNLIGNGPDVLTKVAAVGNDFALSDGRWTCGKDGQSVPVGVGIPTVLVSGITVGGTRLG; encoded by the coding sequence ATGGCTCAGGAACGCGGCGGTGTGGCCTTCATGCGCGAGCGCTACGGCATCGATGAGGCCGTGGCGCTGTCGCTTCTGGACGCGGCGCTATCTCGCGGCGGTGAATACGCCGAGCTCTACTTCGAGCACAAGGACGCCGGCAACATCCAGTTCGAGCAGCAGGCGGTGAAGAGCGCGAACCGCAGCATCAGCCAGGGCCTCGGCGTCCGCGTCCTCCTTGGCGAGTCCGTCGGATATGCCTACACGGAGGACTTGAGCCGCGCTGCGATGCTGCGCGCCGCTGAGACGGCGGCGAAGATCGCCTCCCGCGGCGACCGAGTGAAACCGGTCGACGTCGTGCATTACGAGACGGCCAGCCACTACTCGCCCTCCGGCAGCACCATCGATGTCGCGCCCGCCGACAAGGTCGCGCTGCTGCGCAGGGCGGACGAGGCCGCGCGCGCCTTCGACCGCTCGATCGCGCGCGTCGACATGGCGATCGTCGACGAATTGAAGACAATCGCCATCTACACGAGCGATGGCCGCATGGCCGGCGACATCCAGCCGCTCGTCCGCTTCAACGTCAGCTGCCTCTCCGAGCGCGATGGCCAGCGCCAGACCGCGCGCTGGGGCGGCGGCGGGCGCATGGGCATGGCCTATTTCGACCAGCATTCTCCGGAGGACCTGGCGCGGGAGGCTGCCCGGCAGGCGGTGCTGTTGCAGTCCGCCATCGAAGCGCCGGCTGGCACTTTCCCCGTCGTCCTCGCCGCTGGCGACTCAGGCATCCTGCTCCACGAGGCCATCGGCCATGGCCTGGAGGCGGACTTCAATCGCAAGAAGACCAGTAACTACTCCGACAGGATCGGAGAACTGGTGGCGTCGCCGCTATGCACGATCGTCGACGACGGGACGATCAGCGACAGCCGCGGCTCGATCAACGTCGACGACGAGGGCAATCCCCCCGGCTACAACGTGCTCATCGAGAACGGCGTCCTGCAGGCCTACCTCCAGGACCGGATCAGCGCCCGCGCGATGGGCACCAGGCCATCGGGGAACGGCCGGAGGCAGTCCTTCAAGCACTACCCCATGCCGCGCATGACTAACACTTACATGCTCGCCGGCGAGTCTACTCCGGAGGACATCGTCCGCTCGGTGCGCAAGGGAGTCTACTGCGTGGCCTTCTCAGGCGGGCAGGTAAACATCAGCAACGGCGACTTCGTCTTCAGCGTCACCGAGGGCTACATGATCGAGGACGGTCGCATAACGGCGCCTATCCGCAACGTGAACCTCATCGGCAACGGCCCGGACGTGCTCACGAAGGTCGCGGCCGTCGGCAACGACTTTGCCCTGAGTGATGGCCGCTGGACCTGCGGCAAGGACGGTCAGTCCGTCCCCGTCGGTGTCGGTATACCGACGGTACTCGTGTCCGGCATCACTGTCGGAGGCACTCGCCTCGGCTAG